The proteins below come from a single uncultured Desulfovibrio sp. genomic window:
- a CDS encoding FAD:protein FMN transferase → MQSTSFLSSACSRRQMLRGLLMGGAALLTSGFLPASVRALGLDVQPLYKRADLFMGTVVNVHVAQAPAALAAEAVDRALHEGHRLAALFDRHSAASALSVLNEQGRLDHAPEELLSLLRQAQALHHATQGAFDVTVLPLLQLPENADAARRRDALDLVGSRHVRLDGSRVRLERQGMGVTLDGIAKGAIVDAMSAVLARSGCPNHLVEAGGDIMARGHNADGGDWCVAVEDPYKRHVYPAVFPLRNAAIATSGNYEQKTPHLLAPQNGRPSRLLSCSIVADSCCQADALATGLSLAPAPAVPGLAQAQHCAAFVLDAGGQPYRSRRWPA, encoded by the coding sequence ATGCAGAGCACATCCTTCCTTTCTTCGGCGTGCAGCCGCCGTCAGATGCTGCGCGGCCTGCTCATGGGCGGCGCCGCCCTGCTCACGTCCGGCTTCCTGCCTGCCTCTGTGCGGGCGCTGGGGCTTGATGTGCAGCCGCTGTACAAGCGGGCGGATCTTTTCATGGGCACGGTGGTCAATGTGCATGTGGCCCAGGCCCCCGCAGCCCTGGCTGCGGAAGCCGTGGACCGCGCCCTGCACGAAGGGCACCGCCTGGCCGCCCTCTTTGACCGGCACAGCGCCGCCTCGGCCCTGAGCGTCCTCAATGAGCAGGGCCGCCTTGACCATGCCCCCGAGGAACTGCTTTCCCTGCTACGGCAGGCGCAGGCCCTGCACCACGCCACCCAGGGCGCTTTTGACGTCACCGTGCTGCCGCTGCTCCAGCTGCCCGAAAACGCGGATGCCGCCCGGCGCCGCGACGCCCTGGACCTGGTGGGAAGCCGGCATGTCCGCCTGGACGGCTCCCGCGTGCGCCTGGAACGTCAGGGAATGGGCGTCACCCTGGACGGCATTGCCAAGGGGGCCATTGTGGACGCCATGTCCGCCGTTCTCGCCCGCAGCGGCTGCCCCAATCACCTGGTGGAAGCCGGGGGCGACATCATGGCCCGCGGCCACAATGCCGATGGCGGGGACTGGTGCGTGGCCGTGGAAGACCCCTACAAGCGGCATGTCTATCCCGCCGTCTTCCCCCTGCGCAATGCGGCCATTGCCACATCCGGCAATTACGAACAGAAGACGCCGCACCTGCTGGCGCCGCAAAACGGACGGCCCTCGCGCCTGCTCAGTTGCAGCATCGTGGCCGACAGCTGCTGCCAGGCCGATGCCCTGGCCACGGGCCTTTCCCTGGCGCCGGCTCCTGCTGTTCCCGGCCTGGCCCAGGCACAGCACTGTGCCGCCTTTGTCCTGGATGCCGGAGGACAGCCCTACCGCTCCAGACGCTGGCCGGCCTGA
- the rnfB gene encoding RnfABCDGE type electron transport complex subunit B, whose translation MVLTSIITLFSLGLVAAAILAVASRVFYIKEDPRVEAVLEVLPGANCGGCGFAGCEGYAAAVVSDPAIPANKCCAGGAQTSIAVGELTGKTVSEAEPLVSLRRCDKVAGNVALRYQYHGMPSCAAAAMLRGGVDTCKYSCLGFGDCVVACPFEAMEIKNGLVQVNVSKCIGCGRCVETCPRDALELIPKRARVAVYCNTRDKLRAVTDVCDSGCIKCGRCIKACPAKAVRLENNRIVVDHLQCLSYGSECNEACVYSCARHIFRLTRPRTTPPVVLDDPSVPIDRKPAPATAAPQAPAQE comes from the coding sequence ATGGTTTTGACTTCCATCATCACGTTGTTTTCGCTGGGCCTGGTGGCTGCCGCCATTCTGGCCGTGGCGTCGCGGGTTTTCTACATCAAGGAAGACCCCCGCGTCGAAGCCGTGCTGGAGGTGCTGCCAGGCGCCAACTGCGGCGGCTGCGGCTTTGCCGGCTGCGAAGGCTATGCTGCCGCCGTGGTCAGCGATCCTGCCATTCCGGCCAACAAATGCTGCGCCGGCGGCGCCCAGACCAGCATTGCCGTGGGCGAACTCACCGGCAAGACCGTTTCCGAGGCCGAACCCCTGGTCTCGCTGCGCCGCTGCGACAAGGTAGCGGGCAATGTGGCCCTGCGCTACCAGTATCACGGCATGCCCTCCTGCGCGGCCGCGGCCATGCTGCGCGGCGGGGTGGATACCTGCAAGTATTCCTGCCTGGGCTTCGGCGACTGTGTGGTGGCCTGCCCCTTTGAGGCCATGGAAATCAAGAACGGCCTGGTGCAGGTCAACGTCAGCAAGTGCATCGGCTGCGGGCGCTGCGTGGAAACCTGCCCCCGCGATGCCCTGGAACTGATTCCCAAGCGTGCCCGCGTGGCCGTGTACTGCAATACCCGCGACAAGCTGCGCGCCGTGACCGATGTCTGCGACAGCGGCTGCATCAAGTGCGGGCGCTGCATCAAGGCCTGCCCGGCCAAGGCCGTGCGCCTGGAAAACAACCGCATTGTGGTGGATCATCTGCAATGCCTGTCCTACGGCAGCGAATGCAACGAGGCCTGCGTCTACAGCTGTGCGCGCCACATCTTCCGCCTGACGCGCCCCCGCACCACGCCCCCCGTGGTCCTGGACGATCCCTCTGTTCCCATTGACCGCAAACCCGCCCCCGCGACCGCCGCGCCGCAGGCCCCCGCGCAGGAGTAA
- a CDS encoding electron transport complex protein RnfA, with translation MDIFQLFIAAIFVNNIVLAQYLGNCPYLGCSKEKGVALGMGGAVIFVIIVSTACTWLMQRYVLTPYGLGYLQTIVFIVVIASLVQFVEMFLKKMVPPLYSALGIFLPLITTNCAVMGVTILVQREEYDLLTSVLYGLASGLGFTLALLLMAGIRERLDTCRLPKALAGTPIALIMAGLMSLAFMGFKGMAQ, from the coding sequence ATGGACATCTTTCAGCTTTTCATCGCCGCCATCTTCGTCAACAACATCGTGCTGGCCCAGTATCTGGGCAACTGCCCCTACCTGGGCTGCTCCAAGGAAAAAGGCGTGGCCCTGGGCATGGGGGGCGCGGTGATCTTTGTCATCATCGTGTCCACGGCCTGCACCTGGCTCATGCAGCGCTATGTCCTGACCCCCTACGGCCTGGGCTACCTCCAGACCATCGTCTTCATTGTGGTCATTGCCTCGCTGGTGCAGTTTGTGGAAATGTTCCTCAAAAAGATGGTCCCCCCGCTCTATTCCGCGCTGGGCATCTTCCTGCCGCTCATCACCACCAACTGCGCGGTCATGGGCGTGACCATCCTTGTGCAGCGCGAGGAATACGACCTGCTGACCTCGGTTCTCTATGGTCTGGCGTCCGGTCTGGGCTTCACGCTGGCCCTGCTGCTCATGGCGGGCATCCGCGAACGGCTGGATACCTGCCGCCTGCCCAAGGCGCTGGCGGGTACGCCCATCGCGCTGATCATGGCGGGTCTTATGTCGCTGGCCTTCATGGGCTTCAAGGGCATGGCGCAATAA
- a CDS encoding electron transport complex subunit E — protein MSVMHEFTKGLWQDLPPFRLVLGLCPTLAVTNSANNGLGMGAAVIFVLVLSNMLISMVRGIIPKKVRIACFIVIAASLVVAVELLMQAYAYPLYQQLGIFVPLIVVNCIILARAEAFAAKNGVAASVADGLGIGLGYTISLTFLGSLREILGNGTWFGNPVMWDGFEPLRIMVQAPGAFICLGLILACMNVINVWQARRKGLKDPAPIGCNGCGCCNAMEKE, from the coding sequence ATGAGCGTAATGCATGAATTTACCAAGGGCCTGTGGCAGGACCTGCCCCCCTTCCGTCTGGTGCTGGGGCTTTGCCCCACCCTGGCCGTGACCAATTCCGCCAATAACGGCCTGGGCATGGGCGCCGCCGTCATTTTCGTGCTGGTGCTGTCCAACATGCTCATTTCCATGGTGCGCGGCATCATTCCCAAAAAGGTCCGCATTGCCTGCTTCATCGTCATTGCGGCCTCGCTGGTGGTGGCTGTGGAACTGCTCATGCAGGCCTATGCCTACCCGCTCTACCAGCAGCTGGGCATCTTTGTGCCGCTCATCGTGGTGAACTGCATCATCCTTGCCCGCGCCGAAGCCTTTGCCGCCAAGAATGGCGTGGCGGCCTCGGTGGCCGACGGTCTGGGCATCGGTCTGGGCTATACCATCTCCCTCACCTTCCTGGGATCGCTGCGCGAAATCCTGGGCAACGGCACCTGGTTCGGCAATCCCGTCATGTGGGACGGCTTCGAGCCGCTGCGCATCATGGTGCAGGCGCCGGGCGCCTTCATCTGTCTGGGCCTCATTCTGGCCTGCATGAACGTCATCAACGTCTGGCAGGCCCGCCGCAAGGGTCTCAAGGATCCCGCGCCCATAGGCTGCAACGGCTGCGGCTGCTGCAACGCCATGGAGAAGGAGTAG
- the rnfG gene encoding RnfABCDGE type electron transport complex subunit G, which produces MGDIIRMIVVLSALCGLSGFALSYLKMVTAPGIEEQVLTYVQGPAIKRVFASMENDPIADRMNFSLPDGRRIYVFPAMQGGKLVGVAIEDMGKGYGGDVGVMVGFNVADDSLAGIGTTSLKETPGLGMRIAEPAFTGQFVGTGLPVALKAQGGSIDAVSGATISSSGAVTAVNNAAQVYKALKPEILKKWAR; this is translated from the coding sequence ATGGGTGACATTATCCGCATGATCGTGGTGCTCTCGGCCCTGTGCGGGCTGAGCGGCTTTGCCCTTTCCTATCTGAAGATGGTCACGGCTCCCGGCATCGAGGAACAGGTGCTCACCTACGTGCAGGGTCCGGCCATCAAGCGCGTCTTTGCCAGCATGGAAAATGACCCCATTGCCGACCGCATGAATTTTTCCCTGCCTGACGGCCGCCGCATCTACGTTTTTCCGGCCATGCAGGGCGGAAAACTGGTGGGAGTGGCCATAGAAGACATGGGCAAGGGCTATGGCGGCGACGTGGGCGTCATGGTGGGCTTCAATGTGGCCGATGATTCCCTGGCGGGCATCGGCACCACCTCTCTCAAGGAAACCCCCGGCCTCGGCATGCGCATTGCCGAACCGGCCTTCACCGGACAGTTTGTGGGAACGGGCCTGCCCGTGGCCCTCAAGGCGCAGGGGGGCAGCATCGACGCGGTTTCCGGCGCCACCATTTCTTCCTCCGGCGCTGTGACGGCGGTGAACAATGCCGCCCAGGTCTACAAGGCCCTGAAGCCGGAAATCCTCAAGAAATGGGCCCGATAA
- a CDS encoding RnfABCDGE type electron transport complex subunit D produces the protein MANAPASVLLAMSAPPYWHCGRTIRRQSFYMLAAMLPAVGFAVWNWGLPAVRVMCLCVAVSVAVEALCQKLMGRELAIDDFTAVCSGLLLAFLLPADSPWWIVTLGAVISITLGKMVFGGLGANPVNTTLVGWAVLFVSFPMYMDPNAAQLGTTFVDPLVRLKYFGAEAASRIPLSDLLLGHQINGLGAGQTGALLLGGAILCMRGIVRWQAVLGFLLGVAVLAAAFHAADSTVNASPIFHLCTGSVMLAAFFLVTDPANAPARPLPMFLYGLIGGALVITIRKYGVYTDGTPFAILLVNMLAPLLDMIRPKPFGVR, from the coding sequence ATGGCTAATGCTCCCGCTTCCGTGCTGCTGGCCATGAGCGCCCCGCCCTACTGGCATTGCGGGCGCACCATCCGCCGCCAGAGCTTCTACATGCTTGCCGCCATGCTTCCCGCTGTCGGCTTTGCCGTCTGGAACTGGGGCCTGCCCGCCGTGCGGGTCATGTGCCTGTGCGTGGCCGTCTCCGTGGCGGTTGAAGCCCTCTGCCAGAAACTCATGGGCCGCGAACTGGCCATCGATGATTTCACGGCCGTCTGTTCCGGCCTGCTGCTGGCCTTTCTGCTGCCTGCCGATTCGCCATGGTGGATCGTGACCCTGGGGGCCGTGATCTCCATCACCCTGGGCAAGATGGTCTTTGGCGGACTGGGGGCCAATCCGGTCAATACCACCCTGGTGGGCTGGGCCGTGCTTTTTGTTTCCTTTCCCATGTATATGGACCCCAATGCCGCCCAGCTGGGTACCACCTTTGTGGACCCGCTGGTGCGCCTCAAATACTTTGGCGCCGAGGCCGCGTCCCGCATTCCGCTGAGCGACCTGCTGCTGGGCCATCAGATCAACGGCCTGGGAGCCGGGCAGACCGGCGCCCTGCTGCTGGGCGGGGCCATCCTGTGCATGCGCGGCATCGTGCGCTGGCAGGCCGTGCTTGGCTTTCTGCTGGGGGTGGCGGTGCTGGCCGCAGCCTTCCATGCTGCTGACTCCACGGTCAATGCCTCGCCCATCTTCCATCTGTGCACAGGGTCCGTCATGCTGGCGGCCTTCTTTCTTGTCACCGACCCGGCCAATGCTCCGGCGCGGCCGCTGCCCATGTTTCTCTACGGTCTCATCGGCGGCGCACTGGTCATCACCATCCGCAAATACGGCGTCTATACGGACGGAACGCCCTTCGCCATCCTGCTGGTGAACATGCTGGCCCCGCTCCTGGACATGATCCGCCCCAAACCTTTCGGAGTGCGCTAG
- a CDS encoding 4Fe-4S dicluster domain-containing protein, producing MKEMFQMLSDPRFHLVYGITQRFSEGPSPRQVRLNREGFTIVKGLGKKSLVYPYQLLAEHPSPYKGNLFSPMFGRVTDINERSIFLEAVEPDDDLRAAAHEVSHVDLLSLPERGADLIPILKNLGLNTKSLGQDCETLIINGLNPDPGVTWAEPMLLAHQRNLHKGLEMLRRLSPAKRILLAVPKEIRIQHYDAEIVHVPSHYPASVDALLVKAVTGRENPEGVGVVGLHNVWSLGRVAVTGRPLIETVITIGSLTHSGNYIVKDGSMVGELLAFANIELNNGDTLVRGGPLRGESIEKMSRSVTKGATGLFVVEAGTVPDMEGHSPCINCGACTLICPARLSPNLLSRYAEFALHERARKEHVDLCLECGLCGYVCIARRPVLQYIRLAKHKLAEIDATRHLVELKPTGHGQPDGNAPAEPVKGDNNG from the coding sequence ATGAAGGAAATGTTTCAAATGCTGAGTGACCCGCGCTTCCACCTGGTCTACGGCATCACCCAGCGTTTCAGCGAAGGTCCCAGCCCGCGTCAGGTGCGTCTCAACCGCGAGGGCTTCACCATTGTCAAGGGACTGGGCAAGAAAAGCCTGGTCTACCCCTACCAGCTGCTGGCCGAGCATCCCTCGCCCTACAAGGGCAACCTCTTTTCGCCCATGTTCGGCCGCGTTACGGACATCAACGAGCGCTCCATCTTTCTGGAAGCCGTGGAGCCTGACGACGATCTGCGTGCCGCCGCCCATGAGGTGAGCCATGTGGACCTGCTGTCCCTGCCGGAACGGGGCGCCGACCTGATCCCCATTCTCAAGAACCTGGGCCTCAACACCAAGTCCCTGGGGCAGGACTGCGAAACCCTCATCATCAACGGTCTCAATCCCGACCCCGGCGTCACCTGGGCCGAACCCATGCTGCTGGCCCATCAGCGCAATCTGCACAAGGGCCTGGAAATGCTGCGCCGCCTTTCGCCGGCCAAGCGCATCCTGCTGGCCGTGCCCAAGGAAATCCGCATCCAGCATTATGATGCCGAGATCGTGCATGTGCCTTCCCACTACCCGGCCAGCGTGGACGCCCTGCTGGTCAAGGCCGTGACCGGCCGGGAAAATCCCGAAGGCGTGGGCGTTGTGGGCCTGCACAATGTGTGGAGCCTGGGCCGCGTGGCCGTTACGGGCAGGCCGCTCATCGAAACCGTCATCACCATCGGCAGCCTGACCCATTCCGGCAACTACATCGTCAAGGACGGCAGCATGGTGGGCGAGCTGCTGGCCTTTGCCAATATCGAACTGAACAACGGCGATACCCTGGTACGCGGCGGTCCGCTGCGCGGGGAAAGCATCGAAAAGATGTCCCGCAGCGTCACCAAGGGCGCCACAGGGCTTTTTGTGGTGGAAGCCGGCACGGTGCCGGACATGGAGGGGCACAGCCCCTGCATCAACTGCGGCGCCTGCACCCTCATCTGCCCGGCGCGCCTCAGCCCCAACCTGCTGAGCCGCTATGCGGAATTCGCCCTGCACGAGCGCGCCCGCAAGGAACATGTGGACCTCTGCCTGGAGTGCGGTCTGTGCGGCTATGTCTGCATTGCCCGCCGCCCCGTGCTGCAATACATCCGCCTTGCCAAGCACAAGCTGGCTGAAATCGATGCCACCAGGCACCTTGTGGAACTGAAACCGACCGGACACGGGCAGCCTGACGGCAACGCTCCCGCGGAACCCGTCAAAGGAGACAACAATGGCTAA